One genomic region from Acidobacteriota bacterium encodes:
- the mtnP gene encoding S-methyl-5'-thioadenosine phosphorylase, translating to MEKASIGIIGGSGIYSMEDLKDVVEVKMDTPFGEPSDAYVVGTVEGRRVAFIARHGRGHRIIPSEINFRANIFGFKLLGVERIVAAGAVGSMREHIIPLDIVLPDQFIDRTCRRPSTFFGNGIVGHITFAEPICRHLKDSLREACLQAGARIHNGGVYLCMEGPQFSTKAESLVYRSWGVDVIGMTNLQEAKLAREAEICFATMALVTDYDCWHESEESVTIDAVLQNLKKNSMMAKEIVKRLMRVLPEKRECGCSSALKDAIITDRSMIPEELKRRLFPLIGKYI from the coding sequence ATGGAGAAGGCTTCCATCGGTATCATAGGCGGGAGTGGCATCTATTCCATGGAGGATCTGAAAGATGTAGTGGAAGTAAAGATGGATACGCCATTCGGGGAGCCATCGGATGCCTATGTTGTTGGAACCGTGGAGGGTAGAAGAGTGGCATTCATCGCACGGCATGGAAGAGGGCACAGGATAATCCCATCGGAGATAAATTTCAGGGCAAACATCTTCGGATTCAAGCTTCTTGGCGTTGAAAGGATCGTTGCAGCAGGCGCCGTAGGGAGCATGAGGGAGCATATAATTCCGCTCGACATCGTCCTTCCAGATCAGTTCATCGATCGGACCTGCCGGAGACCATCCACCTTCTTCGGCAATGGCATCGTGGGACACATCACGTTTGCAGAGCCGATCTGCAGGCACCTGAAAGATTCTCTGAGAGAGGCCTGCCTTCAGGCAGGGGCAAGGATCCACAATGGCGGCGTCTACCTCTGCATGGAAGGTCCGCAGTTCTCAACGAAGGCAGAATCGCTTGTCTACAGGAGCTGGGGCGTGGATGTCATCGGCATGACAAACCTTCAGGAAGCAAAACTGGCAAGAGAGGCAGAGATCTGCTTCGCCACTATGGCTCTTGTAACTGATTATGACTGCTGGCACGAGAGCGAAGAATCGGTGACTATAGATGCAGTCCTGCAGAATCTGAAGAAGAATTCGATGATGGCGAAGGAGATCGTCAAGAGATTGATGAGAGTTCTGCCTGAAAAGAGGGAATGTGGATGCTCCTCCGCGTTAAAGGACGCCATCATCACGGACCGCTCCATGATCCCGGAAGAGTTGAAAAGAAGACTATTTCCCCTCATAGGAAAATATATTTAG
- a CDS encoding DUF255 domain-containing protein yields the protein MLLTISPSLTPGAEFRKNIRLDLSYPSQELYRDAFQYSVPVVQWSEWSPYAFAKARALDKPILLNIGVRWDKNCYDMDAETFSDPSVAWLINNHFVPIRVDGDKRPDIKKAYGAKIWPSIFFLLPDGRPMIWQEEEGGKYPMALGFVYPNTMKDLILSAFKYYKGHPEKVDELASAQMKTEENALDLKEGPLDQGIPERILSSLKANFDLQNGGFGKEPKFPIPSALEFAVHMYSLEQNPAVLEICSRTLKAIMNSEMNDRLEGGIFRYANRADWSDPAREKLLDRNASLLDNLLDLFMLTGDAEIKNEALSILNYIDKTLLDSGGAFLAGQYADFAFADGYYASAPEEKKFLIRPPIDRRIFCNRSAIAASSFLKASIIMNDQAWFEKGRKAVDFLLEEFYSPGRGVFHFYEKGRKDLIGILEDNAQFCMTLFDLYQISGEELYLKSATEIADFMIDNLKDVMRGGFFDYMQDQGAPGKLKLPMKSIDDNALAARALIRIYHTTGRDKYLREAVKSLELFSTSYMKYEVFASSYGLACSEYFVRPLRIIVIGKSHDQRVKNLISEANRIPEKWKIVKFIDEEKEDISKIGMIATSTPVLYFIKSPLISSPVTNHERVAAQYEKFKKRLSSGRAKIME from the coding sequence ATGCTTTTAACCATTTCGCCTTCTCTAACGCCTGGAGCAGAGTTCCGCAAGAACATAAGGCTGGATCTAAGCTACCCGAGCCAGGAGCTGTACAGAGACGCTTTTCAATATTCAGTCCCGGTTGTTCAATGGTCGGAGTGGTCCCCTTATGCGTTTGCGAAGGCGCGGGCTCTTGATAAACCGATCCTGCTCAATATCGGCGTGAGGTGGGACAAGAACTGCTACGACATGGATGCCGAGACCTTTTCAGATCCCTCTGTTGCATGGTTGATCAATAATCACTTCGTTCCGATTCGTGTCGACGGTGACAAGAGACCGGATATCAAAAAGGCCTATGGTGCAAAGATCTGGCCTTCGATATTCTTTCTTCTTCCCGACGGAAGACCTATGATATGGCAGGAAGAAGAAGGCGGCAAATATCCGATGGCACTTGGTTTTGTCTATCCCAATACAATGAAGGATCTGATTCTTTCAGCGTTCAAATATTACAAAGGTCATCCCGAGAAAGTTGATGAATTAGCCAGCGCACAGATGAAAACCGAAGAAAATGCGTTGGATCTCAAGGAGGGACCACTGGATCAAGGAATTCCGGAGAGGATACTTTCTTCATTGAAGGCCAATTTCGATCTGCAGAACGGTGGATTCGGCAAAGAACCGAAATTCCCAATTCCTTCAGCTTTGGAATTTGCAGTTCATATGTACTCCCTCGAACAGAATCCTGCGGTACTGGAAATCTGTTCCAGGACTCTCAAAGCTATCATGAATTCGGAGATGAACGATAGGTTGGAAGGAGGGATCTTCCGATATGCTAACAGGGCAGACTGGTCTGATCCTGCCCGGGAAAAATTGCTGGATAGAAACGCTTCTCTTCTTGACAATTTACTGGATCTCTTCATGTTAACCGGTGATGCAGAAATCAAAAATGAGGCACTCTCCATTCTGAACTATATTGATAAAACGCTGCTTGACAGTGGAGGAGCATTTCTGGCCGGGCAGTATGCCGATTTTGCATTTGCAGATGGATACTATGCATCCGCGCCGGAGGAGAAGAAATTCTTGATTCGTCCCCCCATCGATCGTAGGATCTTTTGTAACAGAAGTGCAATAGCTGCATCGTCCTTCCTGAAAGCATCTATCATAATGAATGACCAGGCTTGGTTTGAAAAGGGAAGAAAGGCGGTCGATTTTCTCCTGGAGGAGTTTTACAGTCCCGGCCGAGGAGTTTTTCATTTCTACGAGAAGGGGAGAAAGGATCTTATTGGTATTCTGGAAGATAACGCGCAGTTCTGCATGACACTTTTCGATCTCTATCAGATAAGCGGAGAGGAACTCTATCTTAAAAGTGCGACGGAGATTGCTGATTTCATGATAGACAATTTAAAAGATGTCATGCGGGGAGGGTTCTTTGATTATATGCAAGATCAGGGTGCCCCGGGGAAACTGAAGCTGCCCATGAAATCTATCGACGATAATGCCTTAGCAGCAAGAGCCCTGATAAGGATTTATCATACAACAGGAAGAGATAAATATTTGCGGGAAGCGGTCAAGAGTCTGGAGCTCTTTTCGACGAGCTATATGAAATACGAAGTCTTTGCTTCATCTTATGGGTTGGCTTGCAGCGAGTACTTTGTTAGGCCATTGAGGATAATCGTCATCGGGAAGAGCCATGATCAACGGGTAAAAAATCTGATATCTGAAGCAAACAGGATTCCCGAGAAGTGGAAGATAGTCAAATTCATTGATGAAGAAAAAGAAGACATCAGCAAAATAGGAATGATTGCAACTTCCACTCCAGTGCTATATTTCATTAAAAGTCCCCTGATCTCTTCTCCTGTGACCAACCATGAAAGAGTAGCTGCACAGTATGAAAAATTCAAGAAGCGCTTATCATCCGGGCGGGCGAAGATCATGGAATAA